The following are encoded together in the Oncorhynchus kisutch isolate 150728-3 linkage group LG8, Okis_V2, whole genome shotgun sequence genome:
- the akr1a1a gene encoding aldo-keto reductase family 1 member A1-A: MSSCVTLSSGHKIPLVGLGTWKSAPGQVKQAVLTALDCGYRHIDCAAAYSNEQEVGEALALRLGPGKALRREAVFLTSKLWNTQHHPDDVETACRKSLIHLGLNYLDLYLMHWPMAFQRGTELMPKRADGSVCYDDIHYQETWVAMESLVDKGLVRAIGLSNFNARQTDDIISIAKHKPVVNQVECHPYLSQAELLSHCRSVGVCVTAYSPLGSGDRPWASPDEPCLLQDPGLGAIALRHSMTPAQVILRWQVQRGVVCIPKSVTPSRIQQNIQVFDFSLSDEDMKQMESFSRNERYIVPSVERDGKRVWRDAEHPHFPFNEPY; encoded by the exons ATGAGTTCTTGCGTGACCCTGTCGTCAGGGCATAAGATTCCCCTGGTGGGGCTGGGCACCTGGAAGAGTGCCCCTGGACAG GTTAAGCAGGCGGTGCTGACAGCTCTAGACTGTGGCTACAGACACATTGATTGTGCTGCTGCGTACAGTAATGAGCAGGAGGTCGGGGAGGCACTGGCTCTGAGGCTGGGACCAGGAAAG GCCCTGCGTCGTGAGGCTGTATTTCTGACCTCTAAGCTGTGGAACACCCAGCATCACCCTGACGATGTAGAGACAGCCTGTAGGAAGAGTCTAATACACCTGGGACTGAACTACCTGGACCTCTACCTCATGCATTGGCCCATGGCCTTCCa GCGTGGGACAGAGCTGATGCCAAAGCGGGCCGATGGGAGTGTGTGTTACGATGACATACACTACCAGGAAACCTGGGTTGCCATGGAGAGCCTGGTTGATAAGGGGCTGGTCCGAGCCATCGGTCTGTCCAACTTCAacgccagacagacagacgatatCATCAGCATCGCCAAACACAAGCCTGTAGTCAACCAg GTGGAGTGTCACCCATACCTGTCCCAGGCTGAGTTGCTGAGTCACTGCag GTCGGTAGGTGTATGTGTGACGGCCTACAGCCCCCTGGGTAGCGGTGACAGGCCCTGGGCCTCGCCTGATGAACCCTGCCTGCTGCAGGACCCTGGACTGGGGGCTATCGCCCTCCGCCACAGCATGACCCCTGCTCAGGTCATACTCAG gTGGCAGGTACAGAGAGGGGTAGTCTGCATCCCCAAAAGTGTCACCCCCTCCAGGATCCAGCAGAACATACAG GTGTTTGACTTCTCTCTGTCGGATGAAGACATGAAGCAGATGGAGTCATTCAGCAGAAACGAGAGGTACATCGTCCCATCAGTGGAG AGGGACGGAAAGAGAGTGTGGAGGGACGCAGAGCACCCCCATTTCCCCTTCAATGAGCCGTACTGA
- the LOC109895994 gene encoding transitional endoplasmic reticulum ATPase isoform X1 has translation MASGGESKNDDLSTAILKQKTRPNRLIVDESINEDNSVVSLSQAKMDELQLFRGDTVLMKGKKRRESVCIVLSDDTCSDEKIRMNRVVRNNLRVRLGDVISIQPCPDVKYGKRIHVLPIDDTVEGITGNLFEVYLKPYFLEAYRPIRKGDIFLVRGGMRAVEFKVVETDPNPYCIVAPDTVIHCEGEPIRREDEEESLNEVGYDDIGGVRKQLAQIKEMVELPLRHPALFKAIGVKPPRGILLYGPPGTGKTLIARAVANETGAFFFLINGPEIMSKLAGESESNLRKAFEEAEKNSPAIIFIDELDAIAPKREKTHGEVERRIVSQLLTLMDGLKQRAHVIVMAATNRPNSIDAALRRFGRFDREVDIGIPDATGRLEILQIHTKNMKLNDDVDLEQVANETHGHVGADLAALCSEAALQAIRKKMDLIDLEDETIDAEVMNSLAVTMDDFRWALSQSNPSALRETVVEVPNITWGDIGGLEDVKRELQELVQYPVEHPDKFLKFGMTPSKGVLFYGPPGCGKTLLAKAIANECQANFISIKGPELLTMWFGESEANVREIFDKARQAAPCVLFFDELDSIAKARGGNVGDGGGAADRVINQILTEMDGMSSKKNVFIIGATNRPDIIDPAILRPGRLDQLIYIPLPDEKSRINILKANLRKSPISKDVDLDFLAKMTNGFSGADLTEICQRACKLAIRECIENEIRRERERQTNPSAMVISHTHTHLVHAISFSPSTFLFQLPPFHPPSILISRRWRRMTLCQRSGRTTLRRPCDSPAAPSATMTSANTRCLPRHCSRAEALAASGSHPVLQGAVVQARVPGEQAGGQCLTRITMTTCMDRWTDRLTDGAT, from the exons ATGGCCTCGGGAGGAGA ATCCAAAAATGATGATCTTTCCACTGCAATTCTGAAGCAGAAGACCAGACCTAACAGATTGATTGTTGATGAATCCATCAATGAAGACAAcagtgtggtctctctctctcag GCAAAGATGGATGAGCTGCAGCTGTTTCGTGGAGACACAGTGCTGATGAAGGGGAAGAAGCGCAGGGAGTCAGTATGTATTGTTTTGTCTGACGACACCTGCTCTGATGAGAAGATCCGCATGAACCGTGTGGTCCGCAACAACCTCCGCGTCCGTCTGGGGGATGTCATCAG TATCCAGCCGTGTCCTGATGTGAAGTATGGCAAGAGGATCCACGTTCTGCCTATTGATGATACAGTGGAGGGAATCACTGGCAATCTATTTGAGGTCTACCTCAAACCCTACTTCCTAGAGGCCTACAGGCCCATCCGCAAGG GTGATATCTTCCTGGTTCGGGGGGGTATGCGTGCGGTGGAGTTCAAGGTGGTGGAGACTGACCCCAACCCCTATTGCATCGTTGCCCCCGATACCGTCATCCACTGTGAGGGAGAGCCTATCAGGAGAGAG gatgaggaGGAGTCCCTGAATGAGGTGGGCTATGACGATATCGGAGGAGTGAGGAAGCAACTGGCTCAGATCAAGGAGATGGTGGAGCTGCCACTCAGACACCCTGCACTATTCAAGGCTATAGGAGtcaag CCCCCCCGTGGTATCCTGCTGTACGGACCCCCCGGTACAGGAAAGACCCTGATTGCCAGAGCTGTCGCTAATGAGACTGGAGCCTTCTTCTTCCTCATCAACG GTCCTGAGATCATGAGTAAGCTGgctggagagagtgagagcaacTTGAGGAAGGCCTTCGAGGAGGCTGAGAAGAACTCTCCTGCCATCATCTTCATTGATGAGCTGGACGCTATCGCTCcaaagagagagaag accCATGGAGAAGTGGAGAGGCGTATTGTGTCTCAGCTGCTGACCCTGATGGACGGGCTGAAGCAGAGGGCTCATGTCATTGTCATGGCAGCCACCAACAGACCCAACAGCATAGACGCTGCACTTAGGAGATTTG GGCGTTTTGACAGGGAGGTGGACATTGGAATCCCTGATGCTACAGGCAGACTGGAAATCCTGCAGATCCACACCAAGAACATGAAACTGAATGACGATGTTGACCTTGAACAG GTGGCTAATGAGACCCACGGCCACGTGGGTGCTGACCTGGCTGCCCTGTGCTCTGAGGCTGCTCTCCAGGCCATCAGGAAGAAGATGGACCTAATCGACTTGGAGGACGAGACCATCGATGCGGAGGTCATGAACTCCCTGGCCGTTACCATGGACGACTTCAGG TGGGCTCTGAGCCAGAGTAACCCATCAGCTCTGAGGGAGACGGTGGTAGAGGTTCCTAACATCACCTGGGGGGACATTGGAGGACTGGAAGATGTCAAGAGGGAGTTGCAGGAACTGGTGCAG TACCCAGTGGAGCACCCTGATAAGTTCCTGAAGTTCGGTATGACCCCTTCTAAGGGAGTGTTGTTCTACGGGCCCCCGGGTTGCGGTAAGACCCTGCTGGCCAAGGCCATTGCCAACGAGTGCCAGGCCAACTTCATCTCCATCAAAGGACCTGAGCTTCTCACCATGTGGTTCGGAGAGTCTGAGGCTAATGTCAGGGAGATCTTTGACAAG GCTCGCCAGGCAGCCCCGTGTGTGTTGTTCTTTGACGAGCTGGACTCCATAGCGAAAGCCCGTGGGGGTAATGTGGGAGACGGTGGCGGAGCGGCCGACCGTGTCATCAACCAGATCCTGACTGAGATGGACGGCATGTCCAGCAAAAAGAACGTCTTCATCATCGGCGCCACCAATCGCCCTGACATCATTGACCCTGCCATCCTTCGACCCGGCCGTCTGGACCAGCTTATTTACATCCCTCTGCCTGACGAGAAGAGCAGGATCAACATTCTCAAGGCTAACCTCCGAAAGAGCCCCATTAGCAAG GATGTTGATCTGGACTTCCTGGCTAAGATGACCAATGGGTTCTCGGGTGCTGACCTTACAGAAATCTGCCAGCGGGCCTGTAAGCTGGCCATCAGAGAGTGCATCGAGAACGAGATTcgccgagagagggagaggcagaccAACCCTTCTGCTATggtcatttcacacacacacacacacctcgttcacgccatctctttctctccgtctacTTTTCTTTTTCAATTAccccccttccaccctccctcTATTCTCATTtccaggaggtggaggaggatgacCCTGTGCCAGAGATCAGGAAGGACCACTTTGAGGAGGCCATGCGATTCGCCCGCCGCTCCGTCAGCGACAATGACATCCGCAAATACGAGATGTTTGCCCAGACACTGCAGCAGAGCCGAGGCTTTGGCAGCTTCAG GTTCCCATCCAGTGCTGCAGGGGGCAGTGGTCCAAGCCAGGGTACCGGGGGAACAGGCGGGGGGCCAGTGTTTAACGAGGATAACGATGACGACCTGTATGgatagatggacagacagactgacggaTGGTGCCACATAG
- the LOC109895994 gene encoding transitional endoplasmic reticulum ATPase isoform X2 produces the protein MASGGESKNDDLSTAILKQKTRPNRLIVDESINEDNSVVSLSQAKMDELQLFRGDTVLMKGKKRRESVCIVLSDDTCSDEKIRMNRVVRNNLRVRLGDVISIQPCPDVKYGKRIHVLPIDDTVEGITGNLFEVYLKPYFLEAYRPIRKGDIFLVRGGMRAVEFKVVETDPNPYCIVAPDTVIHCEGEPIRREDEEESLNEVGYDDIGGVRKQLAQIKEMVELPLRHPALFKAIGVKPPRGILLYGPPGTGKTLIARAVANETGAFFFLINGPEIMSKLAGESESNLRKAFEEAEKNSPAIIFIDELDAIAPKREKTHGEVERRIVSQLLTLMDGLKQRAHVIVMAATNRPNSIDAALRRFGRFDREVDIGIPDATGRLEILQIHTKNMKLNDDVDLEQVANETHGHVGADLAALCSEAALQAIRKKMDLIDLEDETIDAEVMNSLAVTMDDFRWALSQSNPSALRETVVEVPNITWGDIGGLEDVKRELQELVQYPVEHPDKFLKFGMTPSKGVLFYGPPGCGKTLLAKAIANECQANFISIKGPELLTMWFGESEANVREIFDKARQAAPCVLFFDELDSIAKARGGNVGDGGGAADRVINQILTEMDGMSSKKNVFIIGATNRPDIIDPAILRPGRLDQLIYIPLPDEKSRINILKANLRKSPISKDVDLDFLAKMTNGFSGADLTEICQRACKLAIRECIENEIRRERERQTNPSAMEVEEDDPVPEIRKDHFEEAMRFARRSVSDNDIRKYEMFAQTLQQSRGFGSFRFPSSAAGGSGPSQGTGGTGGGPVFNEDNDDDLYG, from the exons ATGGCCTCGGGAGGAGA ATCCAAAAATGATGATCTTTCCACTGCAATTCTGAAGCAGAAGACCAGACCTAACAGATTGATTGTTGATGAATCCATCAATGAAGACAAcagtgtggtctctctctctcag GCAAAGATGGATGAGCTGCAGCTGTTTCGTGGAGACACAGTGCTGATGAAGGGGAAGAAGCGCAGGGAGTCAGTATGTATTGTTTTGTCTGACGACACCTGCTCTGATGAGAAGATCCGCATGAACCGTGTGGTCCGCAACAACCTCCGCGTCCGTCTGGGGGATGTCATCAG TATCCAGCCGTGTCCTGATGTGAAGTATGGCAAGAGGATCCACGTTCTGCCTATTGATGATACAGTGGAGGGAATCACTGGCAATCTATTTGAGGTCTACCTCAAACCCTACTTCCTAGAGGCCTACAGGCCCATCCGCAAGG GTGATATCTTCCTGGTTCGGGGGGGTATGCGTGCGGTGGAGTTCAAGGTGGTGGAGACTGACCCCAACCCCTATTGCATCGTTGCCCCCGATACCGTCATCCACTGTGAGGGAGAGCCTATCAGGAGAGAG gatgaggaGGAGTCCCTGAATGAGGTGGGCTATGACGATATCGGAGGAGTGAGGAAGCAACTGGCTCAGATCAAGGAGATGGTGGAGCTGCCACTCAGACACCCTGCACTATTCAAGGCTATAGGAGtcaag CCCCCCCGTGGTATCCTGCTGTACGGACCCCCCGGTACAGGAAAGACCCTGATTGCCAGAGCTGTCGCTAATGAGACTGGAGCCTTCTTCTTCCTCATCAACG GTCCTGAGATCATGAGTAAGCTGgctggagagagtgagagcaacTTGAGGAAGGCCTTCGAGGAGGCTGAGAAGAACTCTCCTGCCATCATCTTCATTGATGAGCTGGACGCTATCGCTCcaaagagagagaag accCATGGAGAAGTGGAGAGGCGTATTGTGTCTCAGCTGCTGACCCTGATGGACGGGCTGAAGCAGAGGGCTCATGTCATTGTCATGGCAGCCACCAACAGACCCAACAGCATAGACGCTGCACTTAGGAGATTTG GGCGTTTTGACAGGGAGGTGGACATTGGAATCCCTGATGCTACAGGCAGACTGGAAATCCTGCAGATCCACACCAAGAACATGAAACTGAATGACGATGTTGACCTTGAACAG GTGGCTAATGAGACCCACGGCCACGTGGGTGCTGACCTGGCTGCCCTGTGCTCTGAGGCTGCTCTCCAGGCCATCAGGAAGAAGATGGACCTAATCGACTTGGAGGACGAGACCATCGATGCGGAGGTCATGAACTCCCTGGCCGTTACCATGGACGACTTCAGG TGGGCTCTGAGCCAGAGTAACCCATCAGCTCTGAGGGAGACGGTGGTAGAGGTTCCTAACATCACCTGGGGGGACATTGGAGGACTGGAAGATGTCAAGAGGGAGTTGCAGGAACTGGTGCAG TACCCAGTGGAGCACCCTGATAAGTTCCTGAAGTTCGGTATGACCCCTTCTAAGGGAGTGTTGTTCTACGGGCCCCCGGGTTGCGGTAAGACCCTGCTGGCCAAGGCCATTGCCAACGAGTGCCAGGCCAACTTCATCTCCATCAAAGGACCTGAGCTTCTCACCATGTGGTTCGGAGAGTCTGAGGCTAATGTCAGGGAGATCTTTGACAAG GCTCGCCAGGCAGCCCCGTGTGTGTTGTTCTTTGACGAGCTGGACTCCATAGCGAAAGCCCGTGGGGGTAATGTGGGAGACGGTGGCGGAGCGGCCGACCGTGTCATCAACCAGATCCTGACTGAGATGGACGGCATGTCCAGCAAAAAGAACGTCTTCATCATCGGCGCCACCAATCGCCCTGACATCATTGACCCTGCCATCCTTCGACCCGGCCGTCTGGACCAGCTTATTTACATCCCTCTGCCTGACGAGAAGAGCAGGATCAACATTCTCAAGGCTAACCTCCGAAAGAGCCCCATTAGCAAG GATGTTGATCTGGACTTCCTGGCTAAGATGACCAATGGGTTCTCGGGTGCTGACCTTACAGAAATCTGCCAGCGGGCCTGTAAGCTGGCCATCAGAGAGTGCATCGAGAACGAGATTcgccgagagagggagaggcagaccAACCCTTCTGCTATg gaggtggaggaggatgacCCTGTGCCAGAGATCAGGAAGGACCACTTTGAGGAGGCCATGCGATTCGCCCGCCGCTCCGTCAGCGACAATGACATCCGCAAATACGAGATGTTTGCCCAGACACTGCAGCAGAGCCGAGGCTTTGGCAGCTTCAG GTTCCCATCCAGTGCTGCAGGGGGCAGTGGTCCAAGCCAGGGTACCGGGGGAACAGGCGGGGGGCCAGTGTTTAACGAGGATAACGATGACGACCTGTATGgatag